The window GTCACATCCTCAAGCCATTTAAGATAATCCTCTGAGCCCTCAACTATCGGCATTGCTATTATTTCTGGAACTGTATATGGATGGATTGACTTTACCTTATCCTTAAGTTTATTGAAGAGTTTCTTCTTTGTCTTTACCACCATGAGAACCTCTGGCTCATCCTCTATCTTGCCCTGCCAGAAGTAGATAGATCTTATATCTTTTACAATGTTTATACATCCTGCAAGCCTTTCCTCTACAAGTGCCCTTGCAATCCTGGCAGAAATATCTTCATCAGGTGCAGTGATAAAGATTACAATGTACTCTGACATAAAAACCTCCTATTATAGAATCCCTTATTTATAACCTCTTCAAGCTCTTCTATAAATCTCTCAAAGCAATCTATCTCTTTGAGTTTATCATAAACCCGATTGTCATCAACCTTTTATATAATGATGAACAAGTAGATTTCTTAATTTTGCCATAGAATTTAGTGTCTCTTTCTTAAATCTACCTGTTTCAGCAAGAATTTCAAAACAATTGGCATAGTCCGAGGGAATTTTCTTTAGAAGTTTAGCAGTCAGGTGATAGCAGAGATCGATGGCTGCCTGTCCTGCTATGATAAAGCAATATTTTGTATCCCTTATAACAACAGGTGATGACAAAAAATCTGTCCTATCAAGTTTTGCATAATTTTTTAGATTCTCAAGAGATACCTTTATCTCTGATATATAGGATGTTATACGCTCTCTGTCTATCATGACTTTATTATATCCTCAAGGATATACCTGCTAGTTATAGCATGGTCATGGTACATTGACCACGTCTTTGTAACAAAGTCGGTCCATAGCCCTTCATCCCTTATAAAAAGAAGCTCTCCCTGAGTAATCCTGAAAGCAAGACTTAACGGAGCAATATTTAAAAGAACTACATCAACTGGATATTTCTTAATTGCTGATTCAATTTTTAGTGAAAGGGCTATAGAATAATCAATAAACTGCTCAGATAGTATCTTTGTTTCATCCACATAGATTCCGATATCTATATCTCTGAAGAAAGATGCTACAGGATCAATAAAGGAGCCATAAATATAGGCAAAAATTATCTCTTCATGCCCTGAAAGTATCGACTTAATATTAAATAGTAATTTATTCCTCTCATCAGCATTAACAGTGTATGTCTTAAAATTCTCATTGTTCATATTTAACTGTTCAACTGTAAAAATCTTATCTTATG of the Thermodesulfovibrionales bacterium genome contains:
- a CDS encoding divalent-cation tolerance protein CutA, whose protein sequence is MSEYIVIFITAPDEDISARIARALVEERLAGCINIVKDIRSIYFWQGKIEDEPEVLMVVKTKKKLFNKLKDKVKSIHPYTVPEIIAMPIVEGSEDYLKWLEDVTG
- a CDS encoding nucleotidyltransferase domain-containing protein, with the protein product MNNENFKTYTVNADERNKLLFNIKSILSGHEEIIFAYIYGSFIDPVASFFRDIDIGIYVDETKILSEQFIDYSIALSLKIESAIKKYPVDVVLLNIAPLSLAFRITQGELLFIRDEGLWTDFVTKTWSMYHDHAITSRYILEDIIKS
- a CDS encoding DUF86 domain-containing protein, producing the protein MIDRERITSYISEIKVSLENLKNYAKLDRTDFLSSPVVIRDTKYCFIIAGQAAIDLCYHLTAKLLKKIPSDYANCFEILAETGRFKKETLNSMAKLRNLLVHHYIKG